GGCCCCTTACCCTGGATCTGCTGGAACAGCAGGAACAGCCGGGCCGCACGCTCATCTTCACCCGGACCAAGCACGGCGCGAACCGCCTGGCCTCCTTCCTGACCGGAAAGGACCACCCGGCCTCCGCCATCCACGGCGACAAGAGCCAGGGCACGCGTGAACGCATGCTCCGGGAATTCCGTTCCGGGGAAACGCCCATTCTCGTCGCCACGGACATCGCCGCCCGCGGCATTGACGTGAAAGACGTGCAGCTCGTCATCAACTACGATCTGCCGGAAGAACCGGAAGTCTATGTGCACCGCATCGGCCGCACGGCACGCGCCGGAGCCGCCGGGCAAGCCATCGCCCTCTGTTCCCCGGATGAAATCAAAAAAGCCAGGGACGTGCACAAGCTGCTGGGGCGCCTCCTTCCCGTCCATTCCTCCAGCGCCACCATACCGTCTGAATTGCAGACGGTTCCCGGCACGCACAGGGAAAGGAAAAACTCCATGCAGGAAAACCGTTCCGCCTCCCGCAGGGGGCCGCGGAAAAGTTACGGAAGGCGGAATTCCGCCGGAAGGCAGGGAAGCCGTGCGGGCGCATGATTTTAATCATTCAAAAAAACTTTTGAACGAAATCAGGGGCTGCACAGTCTCACTTGCTACAAACGGTTCACCGGACCGTTCCAGTCGGGAAGCTTCAACCGGAGTTTCAATCATGAAAATCATCTCGTCCATCATCAAGACACTGTGCGTGGGTACCGTCGGTTCCCTCGCCTGCCAGGCCGCCATGCAGGCTTACGCGGATGACGTTCCCTCCACGTTTGTGGAAGGCAACTATTCCCCGGAAGTAGCCCGCTACGTGCAGAGCATCGCAGGCGTGGCGCTGGCCTCAGGCATTCATGATTATGACGAAAACGCTACCAGCAGCTACCAGGTTCTGGCTCAGGTTCTCAACAGCGGCAATGCAACGGAATTGCCGGACGACCTGAAACGGGCCATTGAAATGCTGACCAGCTACGTCCCCGACCCGAACGCGACCATTCAGCCGATTCTGACTAAAAAACAGATTGAGAGGATGGAGCAGATGGCGGACCGTATTGAAAACCTGATGGAGGAAAAATACGGAGTGGACCTGGAAGACTGCATGAATATCATGAAACGTGCATTGGCCCCGTCCATTCCCGACATCCTCCGCTCCTGTGACATGGAAGGCACGCAGCTGCCGACCACCACCGTTTTCCGCCCCAGGCTGGGCAAGGCGCTGAATGAAGCTTATGCCAGGCTTGCCGCGTCAAAACTTCCCGCCGCCGGCACGGCTCAGTAACCGGACCACTTCAAAACGACCGGGAAGATGATCCCGATTCCACGGCATGCGGACCCCGTCAAGGTTCCCTGAACAGAAGCCGCAGGAAACGGAATGATCTTCCCCGTCGCCAGGAAAGGAAACAACAGCCAGCGCCGGCGACACCACGCAACACTCTCCGGATGTCCTCCGATGCAGGGCCGATCCTTCGGACCGCGGTGCAGCGATACGCTCACCCCCCTTCACTCCCAAGCAACGGCATGCAACATCGGCACAACCGGGTGATGCACCTGACAGGCCCCGTCCTTCCCGCACTGCGGCAGGAATGGGGCCTTTTTCATGCCCGCCTCCCGGAAGGAGCCTGCCTTCCCCTCTTTTGACGCCTCCGGCGCGGAGCACCTCTCTCCCGCAGGAGAATGCATTTTTTGCACCATCCGTGAAAGAAAGATTCTCAAGTCCGGGTATGTATGGCAAACTAAGGACTCAAATCCTTCCATATAATTACCATCCATGGATAATTCATCATCACGCCGTCGTTTCCTTCAGACCCTGGGTCTGGCTACTGGCGCCCTGGCTGCCGGTTCCTTCGCCAACGCCCAGGAAGTAGCTCCCCTGGCTCCCAAAAAGATCATCGTTCCGGACCCGAACAACATCGGTCCCATGACCACGTGGCCCCCGCGCAAGCCCGGCGCCATCTACATGGGCGGCTTCAGGGCCCCCAAGCTGGACAAGGTGCGCGTGGCCTTCGTCGGCGTAGGTGAACGCGGCTCCATGCACGTGGGCCAGATGGCCGTCATTGAAGGCGCGGAAGTCGTCGGCATCTGCGACCTGTACAAGGACTGGGCGGAACGCAACGCGGCGCTGGTGGAAAAGAAGACGGGCAAGCGCCCTCCCATTTTCACGAACGGCCCGGAAGACTACAAGCGCATGATGAAGGAAGTCAAGCCGGACGCCGTCATCGTCTGCCCCAGCTGGGAATGGCACTGCCGCGTCACCTGCGACGTGATGAAAATGGGCGCCCACGCCTTTGTGGAAGTCCCCATGGCCGTCTCCATCAAGGAACTCTGGGAAATCGTCAATACCTCCGAGGAAACCCGGAAGCACTGCATGATGATGGAAAACGTCAACTACGGACGTGAAGAACTCATGTACCTGAACATGGTGCGCCAGGGCGTCATCGGCGACCTGCTGTACGGGGAAGCCGCCTACATCCACGAACTGCGCGGCCAGATGAAGCAGGTGGACCGCGGCACCGGCTCCTGGAGAACCTACCACTACGCCAAGCGCAATGGCAACGTCTACCCCACGCACGGCCTCGGCCCCATCGCCCAGTACATGAACCTGGCCCGCAAGGACGACTGCTTCGGCAGGCTCGTTTCCTTCTCCAGCCCGGCCCTGGGCCGCGCCGCCTATGCCAAGAAGAATTTCCCGGCGGACCACAAGTGGAACAAGCTGGACTTCGCCTGCGGCGACATGAACACCTCCATCATCAAGACCACCATGGGCCGCACCATCCTGGTGGAATGGGATGAAACCAGCCCGCGCCCCTACTCCCGCCTGAACCTCATTCAGGGCACCCTGGGCACGCTGGCCGGCTTCCCGACCCGCGTGGCCGGTGAAAAGCTGGGCAACGGCAACTATCACGAATGGATTGAAGGCAACGAAAAACTGGCCCCCATTTTTGAAAAGTACGATCACCCGCTCTGGAAGAAAGTCGGCCCGCTGGCCCTGAAGATGGGCGGCCACGGCGGCATGGACTTCGTGATGCTTTACCGCATCATCGAATGCCTCCGCAAGGGCGAACCGATGGACCAGAACGTATACGAAGGCGCCTTCTGGTCCTCCGTCTCCGAGCTTTCCGAATACTCCGTGGCCCAGGGCGGCATGCCCCAGGTGTTCCCGGACTTCACCCGCGGAGACTGGAAGACGACCGCCCCGCTGGGCATCGTTCAGTAAAAAACTCATTCCCCATCCGGCCTGGAGCTTTTCCGCCTTTACAGCGGGCTTCCAGGCCGGAGCGGATTCCCCGTTCAGAAAACAGGCCGCTGCAAGGCGT
The genomic region above belongs to Akkermansia massiliensis and contains:
- a CDS encoding Gfo/Idh/MocA family protein, whose protein sequence is MDNSSSRRRFLQTLGLATGALAAGSFANAQEVAPLAPKKIIVPDPNNIGPMTTWPPRKPGAIYMGGFRAPKLDKVRVAFVGVGERGSMHVGQMAVIEGAEVVGICDLYKDWAERNAALVEKKTGKRPPIFTNGPEDYKRMMKEVKPDAVIVCPSWEWHCRVTCDVMKMGAHAFVEVPMAVSIKELWEIVNTSEETRKHCMMMENVNYGREELMYLNMVRQGVIGDLLYGEAAYIHELRGQMKQVDRGTGSWRTYHYAKRNGNVYPTHGLGPIAQYMNLARKDDCFGRLVSFSSPALGRAAYAKKNFPADHKWNKLDFACGDMNTSIIKTTMGRTILVEWDETSPRPYSRLNLIQGTLGTLAGFPTRVAGEKLGNGNYHEWIEGNEKLAPIFEKYDHPLWKKVGPLALKMGGHGGMDFVMLYRIIECLRKGEPMDQNVYEGAFWSSVSELSEYSVAQGGMPQVFPDFTRGDWKTTAPLGIVQ